A part of Dehalogenimonas sp. W genomic DNA contains:
- the atpD gene encoding F0F1 ATP synthase subunit beta gives MSKGKVVQVIGSVVDVEFPPSELPALFNALEIDNKGEKLVLEVQAHVGNNWVRALSFMPTDGLARGAVAVDTGAPISVPVGQAALGRIFNVLGEPLDNEGEVKATERWPIHRNAPPFEEQETSAQMLETGIKVIDLITPFARGGKAGLLGGAGVGKTVIIQELIRNIATEHGGYSVFAGVGERSREGNDLWHEMKDSGVIDKTALVFGQMNELPAVRLRIALTGLTMAEYFRDKEQRDVLLFIDNIYRYTLAGVEVSALLGRMPSAVGYQPTLATEMGQLQERITSTKNGSITSFQAIYVPADDYTDPGVVATFGHLDAIIALERSLAAQALFPAVDPLASNSRILDPAVVGEEHYKVARDVQRVLQRYKDLQDVIAILGMEELSEEDKATVARARKIQRFLTQPFFVGEIFTGRAGKYVSVADTVRGFKEILEGKHDSLPEQAFYMVGSIEEAVEAAEKMAA, from the coding sequence ATGTCCAAAGGCAAAGTAGTACAGGTTATCGGCTCGGTGGTGGATGTGGAATTTCCGCCGTCGGAACTGCCCGCACTTTTTAACGCGTTGGAAATTGACAACAAGGGTGAAAAGCTTGTCCTTGAAGTTCAAGCCCACGTCGGCAATAACTGGGTGCGTGCGTTGTCATTTATGCCCACCGACGGCTTGGCGCGGGGCGCGGTAGCCGTGGACACCGGGGCACCCATCAGCGTGCCGGTCGGCCAGGCCGCCCTGGGCCGTATCTTCAACGTGCTGGGTGAACCGCTGGATAATGAAGGCGAAGTCAAGGCCACTGAAAGATGGCCGATCCACCGCAACGCCCCTCCCTTTGAGGAGCAGGAAACCAGCGCTCAAATGCTGGAAACCGGCATCAAGGTTATTGACCTGATTACCCCATTCGCCAGAGGCGGCAAGGCTGGTCTTCTGGGCGGCGCCGGTGTCGGCAAGACGGTTATCATTCAAGAACTTATCCGCAATATCGCGACTGAGCACGGCGGCTATTCGGTCTTTGCCGGAGTCGGCGAACGCTCCCGCGAAGGTAATGACCTGTGGCATGAAATGAAGGACTCCGGCGTTATTGACAAGACGGCGCTGGTATTCGGTCAGATGAACGAACTGCCCGCAGTGCGTCTGCGCATCGCGCTGACCGGTCTGACCATGGCCGAGTACTTCCGCGACAAGGAACAGCGCGACGTGCTGCTCTTTATTGACAATATTTATCGTTATACCCTGGCCGGCGTGGAAGTGTCGGCGCTACTGGGGCGCATGCCCTCGGCGGTAGGTTACCAGCCGACTCTGGCTACTGAAATGGGCCAGCTGCAGGAACGGATTACCTCCACCAAGAACGGCTCCATCACTTCCTTTCAGGCCATTTATGTGCCGGCGGATGACTACACCGATCCCGGTGTGGTGGCGACCTTCGGTCACCTGGACGCCATTATCGCCCTGGAGCGTTCGCTGGCGGCTCAGGCGCTGTTCCCGGCGGTGGACCCGCTGGCTTCCAATTCCCGGATTCTGGACCCGGCGGTGGTCGGCGAAGAACATTACAAGGTTGCCCGCGATGTTCAGCGCGTACTGCAACGCTACAAGGACCTTCAGGACGTCATCGCCATCCTGGGTATGGAAGAGCTCTCAGAAGAGGACAAGGCCACCGTGGCCCGCGCCCGCAAGATTCAGCGCTTCCTGACTCAGCCGTTCTTTGTCGGTGAAATTTTCACCGGCCGGGCGGGTAAGTATGTCAGCGTGGCCGACACGGTGCGCGGCTTCAAGGAGATTCTTGAAGGCAAGCACGATTCTTTGCCGGAGCAGGCATTTTACATGGTTGGTTCCATTGAAGAGGCTGTTGAAGCTGCCGAGAAGATGGCCGCCTAG
- the rpsP gene encoding 30S ribosomal protein S16, whose translation MLKIKLRRMGAPKKPSYRIVISDSRSARNGAFLEIIGHYDPMTNPETVSIEADKAKDWMTKGAQPTDTVTRLLKKAGVLE comes from the coding sequence ATGCTGAAAATCAAATTACGAAGAATGGGTGCCCCAAAGAAACCAAGTTACCGGATCGTCATTTCTGACTCCCGGTCAGCGCGCAACGGCGCGTTCCTGGAGATTATCGGTCATTATGACCCGATGACCAACCCGGAAACCGTCAGCATTGAAGCTGACAAAGCCAAGGACTGGATGACCAAGGGTGCCCAGCCGACGGATACTGTCACCAGACTTCTAAAAAAGGCCGGGGTTCTGGAGTAA
- a CDS encoding F0F1 ATP synthase subunit A translates to MPEAKKVMGMSKPVFIAVLLVILAVTIVSFLAGGIGQALFGIDFPEWLTVKQPAPHLPPSPVFHIGGFAVTNTILTAWISILLLGGVFWAATRRMKLIPGRFQAIAESVIAYLYDFCTDIAGDKNGRKFFPLVATIFLFVITNALMNLIPGYNSLLIDDGQHMVHLLRGANTDVNFPLALAVISFIMVEYWGLKTIGIFHYLGKFFNFGPLIKSIKHFRKEGPMGVFNGLIAVFIGLIELMAEFIRIISFTFRLFGNMTGGEILLVSMLFLMPFMLALPFYGLELLVGFIQALIFAGLTLVFAHIAVTPHSEEASEH, encoded by the coding sequence GTGCCAGAAGCCAAAAAAGTAATGGGGATGTCCAAACCGGTTTTCATTGCCGTCCTGTTGGTTATTCTGGCCGTTACCATCGTCAGTTTCCTCGCCGGCGGCATCGGCCAGGCTTTATTCGGGATAGATTTCCCCGAATGGCTGACCGTCAAACAGCCTGCACCCCACCTGCCGCCTTCACCGGTCTTTCATATCGGCGGCTTTGCCGTCACCAACACCATTCTGACCGCCTGGATTTCCATTTTGCTGCTGGGCGGAGTGTTCTGGGCGGCGACCCGGCGGATGAAGCTGATTCCCGGCCGGTTTCAGGCGATAGCTGAAAGCGTTATCGCCTATCTTTATGACTTCTGCACCGACATCGCCGGCGACAAGAACGGCCGTAAATTCTTCCCGCTGGTGGCTACCATCTTCCTGTTTGTTATTACCAACGCCCTGATGAACCTGATTCCGGGCTATAATTCCCTGCTTATTGACGACGGTCAACACATGGTGCATTTATTGCGCGGCGCTAACACTGATGTAAACTTTCCCCTGGCGCTGGCGGTGATTTCCTTCATTATGGTGGAGTACTGGGGCTTGAAAACCATCGGTATCTTCCATTACCTCGGCAAGTTCTTTAATTTCGGTCCGCTCATCAAGAGCATCAAGCATTTCCGCAAGGAAGGCCCGATGGGCGTTTTCAACGGCCTGATTGCTGTCTTTATCGGGTTGATTGAACTTATGGCTGAGTTTATCCGGATTATCTCTTTTACCTTCCGTCTTTTCGGCAATATGACGGGTGGTGAAATCTTACTGGTGTCAATGCTGTTCCTGATGCCGTTCATGCTGGCGCTGCCTTTCTACGGGCTGGAGCTGCTGGTCGGTTTCATCCAGGCGTTGATTTTCGCCGGCCTGACTCTGGTGTTCGCTCACATTGCCGTGACACCGCACTCCGAGGAAGCCTCGGAGCATTAA
- the atpE gene encoding ATP synthase F0 subunit C has translation MELDAARLLAAGLAMGLGAIGPGIGIGILGSGAVNAVSRNPEARGPIFTNLLFAVALAEAVAIYALVVSILLIFVA, from the coding sequence ATGGAATTGGATGCAGCAAGACTTTTAGCGGCCGGTCTGGCCATGGGCCTGGGTGCTATCGGCCCCGGTATCGGTATTGGTATTCTGGGTAGCGGCGCGGTAAACGCGGTCAGCCGTAATCCGGAAGCTCGCGGCCCGATCTTCACCAATCTGCTGTTCGCTGTCGCGTTGGCTGAAGCTGTGGCCATTTACGCCCTGGTCGTTTCAATTCTTTTGATATTCGTAGCCTAG
- a CDS encoding KH domain-containing protein, with product MRELVEYIAKSLADKPEAVVVTEEQEEEGLKISLQVDDGDKGRIIGKQGRIAQAMRTLIRVKAAKAGIKARLEIL from the coding sequence ATGAGGGAGCTAGTTGAGTACATCGCCAAGTCTCTGGCAGACAAGCCTGAAGCGGTGGTCGTAACGGAAGAACAGGAAGAAGAAGGGCTGAAGATCAGCCTGCAGGTTGATGACGGCGACAAGGGCCGCATCATCGGCAAGCAGGGCCGAATCGCCCAGGCCATGCGCACCCTGATCCGGGTGAAGGCAGCCAAGGCCGGCATCAAAGCCCGTCTTGAAATCCTGTAA
- a CDS encoding ferritin-like domain-containing protein, translating to MNDQIAEIMETAMMKEVASAALYHRAAGLTSDPAAAALLRELAAAEENHLAALKKLPEGEMPIQPVPHPDISRITLSEYLIAPDELPGADLPGTLLFAIRQEASAAAFYQDLADVFSDSLARELAVALSEQEREHQAALERLYETVVYVED from the coding sequence ATGAACGACCAGATCGCCGAAATAATGGAAACCGCCATGATGAAGGAAGTCGCCTCCGCGGCTCTGTACCACCGCGCTGCCGGACTGACCAGCGACCCGGCTGCCGCCGCGCTGTTGCGGGAACTGGCCGCGGCCGAGGAAAACCATCTGGCGGCGCTTAAGAAGTTACCCGAAGGCGAAATGCCGATCCAGCCCGTGCCCCATCCCGATATATCCCGCATCACTTTATCAGAGTACCTGATAGCCCCGGATGAACTGCCCGGTGCCGACCTGCCGGGCACCCTGCTCTTTGCCATCCGCCAGGAGGCGTCTGCCGCGGCCTTTTATCAGGACCTGGCTGATGTCTTTTCCGACAGTCTGGCCCGGGAACTGGCCGTCGCCCTGTCGGAGCAGGAACGGGAGCATCAGGCGGCGCTGGAGCGGCTGTATGAAACTGTCGTCTATGTTGAAGACTGA
- a CDS encoding PAC2 family protein — MTGQLKYSAAPRLERPLMVVAWSGETGNLGQRIIGYLNDTLQMAKLADIEPGGFFGMNSVEVSSDLVSFPESVLRYSEKASLITMYSDVPAYEVPEFLKLVLDVAARYGVSQLVLVNGLPVMASHNTPSELIANLNTPLLKEWLSGDGVNTEINYESPPGQRPPISSYLIWEARQRGIEAVSLWVPVPYYLAPYTDEVGARRTLAFLREKLALALDLDGAVDAEQRLREQLGALRTGSADVDRALTMLESNMSLTEYEAGQLAAAVREKIGQEG, encoded by the coding sequence ATGACCGGGCAGCTTAAATATTCGGCGGCCCCGCGGCTGGAACGGCCGCTGATGGTGGTGGCATGGAGCGGGGAGACCGGTAATCTGGGACAACGGATTATCGGTTATCTGAACGATACCCTCCAGATGGCGAAACTGGCGGACATTGAACCGGGAGGCTTTTTCGGCATGAACAGTGTGGAGGTGTCGTCAGACCTGGTCAGCTTTCCGGAAAGCGTGCTGCGGTATTCCGAAAAGGCGTCCTTGATTACCATGTATTCCGATGTGCCGGCCTATGAAGTGCCGGAGTTTTTGAAACTGGTCCTGGATGTGGCCGCCCGCTACGGCGTGAGCCAGCTGGTGCTGGTCAACGGCTTGCCGGTCATGGCTTCACATAATACGCCGAGCGAACTGATTGCGAACCTGAACACACCGTTGCTGAAGGAATGGCTGTCCGGCGACGGGGTCAATACCGAAATCAATTATGAATCACCGCCCGGACAGCGGCCGCCCATAAGCAGTTACCTGATCTGGGAAGCGCGGCAACGGGGTATTGAAGCGGTGTCGCTGTGGGTGCCGGTGCCGTACTATCTGGCGCCGTATACCGACGAGGTCGGGGCCCGGCGTACCCTGGCTTTCCTGCGCGAAAAGCTGGCCTTGGCGCTGGACCTGGACGGGGCGGTGGATGCTGAGCAGCGTTTGCGGGAGCAGTTGGGCGCCTTGCGCACCGGCTCCGCCGATGTTGACCGGGCGCTGACCATGCTGGAGAGCAACATGAGCCTGACCGAGTACGAAGCCGGGCAACTGGCGGCGGCGGTGCGGGAGAAGATCGGGCAGGAAGGCTGA
- the prfB gene encoding peptide chain release factor 2 (programmed frameshift) produces the protein MVCLDVVEKEKEVTSLEHLITGDGFWEDSDNSQRVMRRLSGLKKTVDQWRGLEKRVVELAELAGLAGADSEMTEVVESETSELETELDKLEFELAYSGEYDERNAILAIHAGAGGVESQDWAEMLLNMYLKWAERRDYEAEILETSAGDEAGIKSVTVMVRGRYAYGSLRSEHGVHRLIRLSPFDSDHARHTSFALVEIMPEAEEDTDIEINPDDIKLEAFRASGAGGQNVQKVSSAVRITHVPSGLVVTAQTERSQHQNREMAMGLLKARLLKRKIAEQEAERARIKGDRISNEWGSQIRSYVLHPYKMIKDHRTGVETGNPQVVLEEGQLDMFIEAYLKGQITSE, from the exons ATGGTGTGTCTT GACGTTGTCGAAAAAGAAAAAGAAGTAACCAGCCTGGAACACCTGATTACCGGAGACGGTTTTTGGGAGGATAGTGATAATTCCCAACGGGTAATGCGCCGGTTGAGCGGCTTGAAAAAGACGGTGGACCAGTGGCGCGGCCTGGAAAAACGGGTTGTGGAATTGGCGGAACTGGCGGGACTGGCTGGAGCCGATTCTGAAATGACTGAGGTGGTGGAGTCCGAAACCTCTGAACTTGAAACCGAGCTGGATAAGCTGGAATTTGAGCTGGCTTACAGCGGCGAATATGATGAACGCAATGCCATTTTGGCTATTCACGCCGGTGCCGGGGGTGTAGAGAGCCAGGACTGGGCGGAGATGCTGCTTAATATGTACCTGAAATGGGCGGAACGGCGGGATTATGAGGCGGAAATACTGGAAACTTCCGCCGGGGATGAAGCCGGCATCAAGAGTGTGACGGTGATGGTTCGCGGCCGTTACGCTTACGGCAGCCTGCGGAGTGAACACGGGGTGCACCGGTTGATCCGGTTGTCGCCTTTTGACTCCGATCACGCCCGGCATACCTCCTTCGCACTGGTGGAGATTATGCCCGAAGCTGAAGAGGATACCGATATTGAGATCAATCCGGATGACATAAAATTAGAAGCATTCCGCGCCAGCGGCGCCGGCGGCCAGAATGTTCAAAAAGTTTCCTCGGCGGTGCGGATTACCCATGTACCCAGCGGACTTGTGGTTACTGCCCAGACTGAACGCTCGCAGCATCAGAACCGGGAAATGGCCATGGGGTTACTCAAGGCGCGGTTGTTGAAACGCAAGATTGCCGAACAGGAAGCGGAGCGGGCGCGCATCAAGGGCGACCGGATTTCCAATGAATGGGGCAGCCAGATCCGCAGTTATGTGCTACATCCGTATAAGATGATTAAGGATCACCGCACCGGTGTTGAAACCGGAAATCCCCAGGTGGTGCTGGAAGAGGGGCAACTGGATATGTTTATTGAAGCCTATCTGAAAGGTCAGATTACCAGTGAGTAA
- the atpG gene encoding ATP synthase F1 subunit gamma — protein MANLRAIRLRIRGVKNIAKITRAMEMIAASKMRRAQDRGLAGRPYREKITEVIAALSAVSGGEAGHPLLVNRPVKKIMVVHITPDRGLSGGLVGNINRATLAFIQEKKGTPVNFIVVGKKGLDVMRRTQREIAAEFVGMGDKPTLQETLPISRIVIDDFKSGAVDEVWVAYSQFVSTMVQKPVLEKLLPVEPAEIEPQHNVEYIYEPDAASVLGSLLPAYVEMKIFQLLLESIASEQSARMVAMRNATQNANELTEELTLEYNKARQESITGDLLDIVGGVAALA, from the coding sequence ATGGCTAACCTAAGAGCCATACGGTTGCGCATTCGCGGCGTTAAGAACATCGCCAAGATTACGCGCGCCATGGAAATGATTGCCGCTTCCAAAATGCGCCGGGCGCAGGACCGCGGCCTGGCCGGTCGGCCGTACCGGGAAAAGATTACCGAGGTGATTGCTGCGTTGTCCGCGGTTTCCGGCGGTGAGGCCGGGCATCCGTTGCTGGTCAATCGGCCGGTAAAAAAGATAATGGTAGTTCATATCACCCCGGATCGCGGTTTATCCGGCGGACTGGTCGGTAATATTAACCGGGCGACCCTGGCGTTTATTCAGGAGAAAAAAGGCACACCGGTTAACTTCATCGTTGTCGGTAAAAAAGGTTTGGATGTCATGCGCCGGACGCAGCGGGAAATTGCCGCTGAGTTTGTGGGCATGGGCGACAAGCCGACGTTGCAGGAAACCCTGCCGATTTCGCGGATTGTCATTGATGATTTTAAGTCCGGCGCGGTGGATGAAGTCTGGGTGGCTTACAGTCAGTTTGTGTCCACCATGGTGCAGAAACCGGTACTGGAGAAACTATTGCCCGTTGAGCCGGCGGAGATTGAACCGCAGCATAACGTGGAGTACATCTATGAGCCCGATGCGGCTTCCGTACTTGGTTCATTGCTGCCCGCCTATGTGGAAATGAAAATATTCCAGTTGTTACTGGAATCAATTGCCAGCGAGCAGTCGGCGCGCATGGTGGCCATGAGAAACGCTACCCAGAACGCCAACGAGCTTACTGAAGAACTTACTCTGGAATACAACAAGGCCCGGCAGGAATCCATCACCGGTGATTTACTTGATATCGTCGGTGGTGTGGCGGCGCTGGCTTAA
- the atpA gene encoding F0F1 ATP synthase subunit alpha, with product MSQRGLDIVSVIKEQIENFGSDVAVADVGTVIEVGDGIARIHGLASAEFNELLEFPGGVMGIAMNLEEDSVAAVLLGEDTLIKEGDQVRRTNRIIEVPVGEEMIGRVVNPLGQPIDGKGPLKTTKRRAIERVAPNVVTRQGVDTPVQTGIKAVDAMIPVGRGQRELIIGDRSTGKTAVAIDTIINQKGGNLLCIYVAIGQKTSKIAQLVGTLEKYGAMEHTIVVAASASDPAAFQYIAPFAGCAMGEEFMDSGKEALIVYDDLTKHAWAYRQLSLLLRRPPGREAYPGDVFYLHSRLLERAAKLNKENGGGSLTALPIIETQAQDVSAYIPTNVISITDGQIYLEPDLFNAGVRPALNVGISVSRVGSAAQTKAIKKVAGKLKLEMSQYQALAAFAQFGTSELDKTTRAQLERGQRITEVLKQLQYKPVAMENQVVIFHALLNGFLDDVEVASVSRFETDMYQFLQANYADITKTIATEKAFTEQTEKALNDALKEFKKSFVA from the coding sequence GTGTCACAACGAGGACTTGATATTGTATCTGTCATCAAAGAACAGATAGAAAACTTCGGTTCTGACGTCGCCGTGGCTGATGTCGGAACGGTAATTGAAGTAGGCGACGGCATTGCCCGGATCCACGGTTTAGCCTCCGCTGAATTTAACGAACTTCTGGAGTTCCCCGGCGGCGTCATGGGTATCGCCATGAACCTGGAGGAAGACTCCGTGGCGGCGGTACTGCTGGGCGAAGATACCCTTATTAAAGAGGGCGATCAGGTCCGCCGGACCAATCGCATCATTGAAGTTCCGGTCGGCGAAGAGATGATCGGCCGCGTGGTTAATCCGCTGGGTCAGCCCATTGACGGCAAAGGCCCGCTGAAAACCACCAAACGCCGCGCTATTGAACGGGTGGCCCCCAACGTGGTTACCCGCCAGGGTGTGGATACGCCGGTGCAAACCGGCATCAAGGCTGTTGACGCCATGATTCCCGTCGGCCGCGGTCAGCGTGAGTTGATCATCGGCGACCGCTCTACCGGTAAGACGGCCGTGGCTATTGACACCATCATCAATCAAAAAGGCGGCAACCTGCTTTGCATCTACGTCGCCATCGGTCAGAAAACCTCTAAGATTGCTCAATTAGTGGGCACGCTGGAGAAATACGGTGCCATGGAACACACCATTGTGGTCGCGGCTTCGGCCTCTGACCCCGCCGCTTTCCAGTACATCGCGCCGTTCGCCGGTTGCGCCATGGGTGAGGAATTCATGGACAGCGGTAAAGAGGCCCTGATTGTGTACGATGATTTAACCAAACACGCCTGGGCTTACCGCCAGTTGTCATTGCTGCTGCGACGGCCGCCCGGACGCGAAGCCTATCCCGGCGATGTTTTCTACCTGCACAGCCGGTTGCTGGAGCGCGCCGCCAAACTGAACAAGGAAAACGGCGGCGGTTCACTGACGGCGTTGCCGATCATTGAGACCCAGGCGCAGGATGTGTCGGCCTATATTCCGACTAACGTTATTTCCATCACCGACGGTCAGATTTACCTGGAGCCGGATCTGTTTAACGCCGGCGTGCGTCCGGCGCTCAACGTGGGTATCTCGGTCTCCCGCGTCGGCTCAGCCGCTCAGACCAAGGCTATCAAGAAGGTGGCCGGTAAACTGAAGCTGGAAATGAGTCAGTATCAGGCGCTGGCGGCTTTCGCCCAGTTCGGTACTTCCGAGCTGGATAAGACCACCCGCGCTCAGCTGGAACGCGGTCAGCGCATCACTGAGGTGCTCAAGCAGCTGCAGTACAAACCGGTGGCCATGGAGAATCAGGTGGTTATCTTCCACGCGCTGCTTAACGGGTTCCTGGACGATGTGGAAGTTGCCAGTGTATCCAGGTTTGAAACCGATATGTACCAGTTCTTACAGGCTAATTACGCCGATATCACCAAAACTATCGCCACCGAAAAAGCGTTCACCGAACAGACCGAGAAGGCCTTGAATGACGCTTTGAAAGAGTTTAAAAAGAGCTTTGTGGCCTAA
- a CDS encoding F0F1 ATP synthase subunit epsilon: MATIRLEIVTPERQVFSDDVDLVVAPGSEGELGILPHHTPLMTALKTGELRAKKGSEEYLLLVSGGFLEVRPDRVIVLADVAERAEDIDLARAEEARKRAEQRMAEKYEPGVDAAETEAALHRAMARLAIAEKSRRRGKRSHGGPPQVG, translated from the coding sequence GTGGCAACAATTAGATTAGAAATAGTGACCCCGGAGCGCCAGGTGTTTTCCGATGACGTGGATCTGGTAGTCGCACCCGGCAGTGAGGGAGAACTGGGTATTTTGCCGCATCACACCCCGCTGATGACGGCCCTCAAGACCGGTGAACTGCGGGCCAAAAAAGGTAGTGAAGAATATCTGCTGCTGGTTTCGGGCGGTTTTCTGGAAGTCAGACCTGACCGGGTGATCGTGCTGGCTGACGTTGCGGAACGGGCTGAAGATATTGACCTGGCCAGAGCTGAAGAAGCCCGCAAGCGGGCCGAGCAGCGTATGGCTGAGAAGTATGAACCCGGTGTTGATGCCGCGGAAACCGAGGCGGCCCTGCACCGCGCCATGGCCCGGTTGGCCATCGCCGAAAAATCCCGGCGCCGCGGTAAGCGGTCTCACGGCGGCCCGCCTCAGGTAGGGTAG
- the atpF gene encoding F0F1 ATP synthase subunit B: protein MEKLGIDLASFIAQLVNFGILLVVLYLVAYKPILKMMDARSARIKESLEQAEEMKKQAEAAEVEFKKQIAEASKQGQAVIERASKTADEIRLRAMDEARGEAEALVSRAKADIHRERDEVIDELRKEFADLTILAAGKVIGKTLDKSAHRDLINQVLEESNQLRKN from the coding sequence GTGGAAAAACTGGGGATAGATCTTGCCAGTTTTATAGCCCAATTGGTCAACTTCGGCATTTTGCTGGTCGTGTTGTACCTGGTGGCCTATAAGCCGATTCTGAAAATGATGGACGCGCGCTCTGCTCGCATCAAAGAAAGCCTGGAACAGGCTGAAGAGATGAAAAAGCAGGCCGAGGCCGCTGAGGTGGAGTTTAAAAAGCAGATTGCTGAAGCCTCCAAGCAGGGACAGGCGGTTATTGAACGGGCATCTAAAACAGCCGATGAAATTCGGCTAAGAGCAATGGATGAAGCCAGGGGTGAGGCTGAAGCCCTGGTCAGCCGGGCGAAAGCGGATATTCACCGCGAACGGGATGAAGTCATTGACGAACTGCGCAAGGAGTTCGCTGATCTGACTATTCTGGCCGCCGGCAAGGTTATCGGCAAAACGCTGGACAAAAGCGCGCACCGCGACCTGATCAATCAGGTACTTGAAGAAAGCAATCAGTTAAGAAAGAATTAG
- a CDS encoding AtpZ/AtpI family protein yields MNRWLIALKFIGVGWFISFAILGGVLLGRWVDQRLNSEPLVLIIGLFLGLIVAFYGAYQLISGSSKNKN; encoded by the coding sequence ATGAACCGTTGGCTAATCGCTCTGAAGTTCATCGGCGTTGGCTGGTTTATCAGTTTCGCCATTTTGGGCGGGGTATTGCTGGGCCGATGGGTTGACCAGCGTCTGAACAGTGAACCTCTGGTCCTGATTATAGGCTTGTTTCTTGGTTTGATTGTAGCGTTTTACGGCGCATATCAGTTGATATCCGGGTCTTCTAAGAATAAAAACTGA
- a CDS encoding F0F1 ATP synthase subunit delta, with the protein MAKRAFALALRYGQAVYEIAEAKDAFDSWLSDLQLLDTVVADKDILFFLESPKIALGVKKEVLGKKLTGVNPAAVNLVLSLANRGRLGIMPDIVVDFQRRVDERRGIAHAEVTSAVALSDQDVADIRKKLSEMFDKKVEVSASVDASLLGGVVARVGDKVIDGSLARRLQIMKQEINQARL; encoded by the coding sequence TTGGCAAAAAGAGCCTTTGCATTAGCCCTGCGTTATGGTCAGGCCGTCTATGAGATTGCCGAAGCTAAAGACGCTTTTGACAGCTGGCTGAGTGACCTGCAATTACTTGATACGGTCGTAGCTGATAAAGACATCCTCTTTTTTCTGGAGAGTCCGAAGATTGCCCTCGGCGTTAAGAAAGAAGTTTTGGGAAAAAAGCTGACCGGTGTTAATCCGGCGGCCGTCAACCTGGTGCTGTCACTGGCCAACCGGGGACGGCTGGGCATCATGCCCGATATTGTGGTTGACTTCCAACGCCGGGTGGACGAACGGCGGGGCATCGCCCACGCCGAGGTCACCTCGGCTGTTGCCCTTAGCGATCAGGATGTCGCTGATATCCGCAAAAAGCTCAGTGAGATGTTTGATAAAAAGGTGGAGGTTTCCGCCTCTGTTGACGCTTCATTACTGGGCGGGGTGGTCGCCCGGGTGGGCGACAAGGTAATTGACGGCAGTTTAGCCCGTCGTCTGCAAATTATGAAACAGGAAATCAATCAGGCCAGGCTGTAA